CTTGAGAACTGAAGTAGACTGTTACACTAATCAGGACATTAATTTTTTCCCTAACACTAttcttgaaaatatgtttttactgGTGTTTAAATAACGCAATCTGAGACATCTTGCATGGAAAACTTTGGCCCACAGAGAGTTAAGTTGGCAGTGCCTTTGTAAGCAGCCCTCGTAATGGAAAGTGTTAGACAGACTTAGCTGTAGGTGTCACTGGTAGCTAGGTTTCTCTGTTAGTCACTGTCCTTCACATGCTATTTGTCTTTTGCCTGTTTGCAAATGCTGTATCTTGTGAAACAGGGAAGACTACAAAGCCGTGGTATTTATAATAGAAAACAGTAGTAGGAATATATGAGCAACATAGATGTTCTAGAAAGCTTTGTTAGGTGGAGTTTAGCCTAGAAAGGAACAGCATTCCTGCTGTAGGTTCCTAGAAGCTGGGATTTATGATTGACTCAAGCTATGATGAGTTCAGGATAGCAGTAAGTTATTCCACTGTAGGGAATGGTTTTCCTGAGTTATTGTCATGTAATTATGTCCCCAGTACTGTTACCCAGTTCTTACTATAATTCCAGAAAATACACTAGCAGTAGGCAATAATATCTTCTCCCCCCCAGTTTCAAGCTATGTAAAAGTTTCCCTCATCACTGACAAACCTGTTTCTCTGTACATTCCAGATATGTGCCATCATTGGAGGAACATTTACTGTAGCTGGAATCCTCGACTCCTGCATTTTCACAGCATCAGAGGCCTGGAAGAAGATCCAGCTGGGGAAAATGCAGTAGTGGTGAAACTCTACCCTAGTCTCCAAGGACAGGAGCTAAGATTGAGAAATCTACCACTACCtgtttttgtctttattttctatttgattGAATCAGTAAGTTTTTCTCTAATCAGGCTGTTCAGTGAAGACATCTTCAACAAATCAAAGAAATCTCCATGCATTTCAGAGCtctgaaagtgaaaaatcaaTGGAATCAGGGCGTGGATTTCGATTCTCTCCCCCCCGAAAGAGAGGTTGAAATGCCATGTATGAAATACACTGTCAGATCTAAGTAAGGATGACAGTCTGTTCTCTGGGAGGTTCCTATGGCAGTGTACAAACTAGGTAGTAGATTGCAAAGAGTTGAGCTGTCTTGTGGCACTTTTTGGAATTCTGTTGGATTTGCATGATTAGACAATCGACTTTTGTATAAGGTAAAATTATACATTAGGAAGAAATTCCACCCATGGTGCCAAAAAGGTGATGTATATGTTGGTGAGGAATGGAAAATGTTAGTCCCCGTAGCAAACTTTAGAGACAGAGGGCAGAAATAACATCAAGAAATGTTTTGTGCTTTTATTGAAAGCTCTTTTGTTCAGATATGACCTTTCTAATGAAATGAGCAAACAAGAAGAAGCAGCCTTCCCCCAGCTACTTTTTCCTGGGTAATCTGTGATCTAGGCAGTGGAGGGCCCTTCTTTTACTCTGGATGTAAAAGTGGTTTCATTTCTTCCCAGAAACTGAATATCCAGTCTTGTGTTTACAGGTGGCATGAAGTAAAAACCAAACTGAGCAACACAGTTTTATGTGGCCTTTGCTTTGAAAGGGAATAGTTGTCTTTACAGCATTagcttttattctttcttatgttttttaaacacagaccACCCAACAGTCTAGATTCTGCACttctgctttattattattattattgttgttgttgttgttattttgaAAAGGGGTTGTATATTGTATGTGTTCAGAAAAATGGTGCAGTCTTCTGGGTGGATGAGCACAGCTTACTGTCTTGCTTTGTGTGCGTGTATTGAATACACCTGTCAAACACAGGAAGTGTGTCTTTTCAGGGTTTAAGGTGCCtcccttttcctttaaaattcagtCAGGCATCTTTTCTGAGCCCTAGGCTGACACTGTTCACCCACAGGTACACCAGTAGCAGGGCAGGCATTCCCACAAGCTGGCCCCTGCTGGtagttttttcattttattctttaaaatggtACCTGAGCTTCCGTGCCCGTTCATTCAAGCCTTGTCTTCTGGGGCCTCCAGTAAATGGAGGCATGAGGGGAAAACTACTGCCAGGTGTGTCTTGCACGTAATGGTAGACATGAGTTCACTAAAATTAGACCAGTACCCACCAGCGCATTTTCCATAGCCTCCTAAATGTTCCTTGAGTAGTAACAGTCTCTGCATGCTTTGTAAGTGTCTGAGATGAGGATACACAAATTTATAAGTGTTCCAGGATGGATAAAAATcgtaaaataaaatctttaactCAATCAATGCTGTAAATTCTAAGACAGGTGCAGGTTTTCTCTTGGATTTGGGcaggttttctctttctcttggGCAGTGCCCACTGCCCTTTCCTGGAGGCAAAAGTATCCAAACATGCTGTAATAATATGAATCTTTGAATATTCAGTGTTAATGCTAGAGTCAGATGCATTTCAAAAGTATTCCAAATACATGTCTGTTGAAATTGTCTCATTGCTTTGGAAGTAGGGAAGGTAGCCAGTTTTatccacaccaaaaaaaagaagcCAACCACCCTCCCCCTGCCGTCCTCTGCCCTGTAGTGACTTTGGACAAATTACGGCATTGGAATTTTTCCCTGTTCTTATTATGAATTGATTGCTATTACTTTAGGTGTAAACTGGATTGTGTAATTTCCTGTATCTGTTAATGTATGGATAGATTttatacaaatttttttttcatttacaaaaatcAACTTGAAAATGAGATGCTTGTCTTCATTTCAGTGTGCGCGTCCGTGTGCCCCTGAACAGCACCCGCAGGATGGTAGCGGCTGCCCAGTGGGAGCTGGGATTTTCCATTGCAATTGCTTCTCTTGCTGGCTGAAGGATTTCCTCTAATCCACTGTGACCAGCTGAAGCTTACAGCAAAAAAATGTCCTagttttttctcttgaatttgtTGTGTCTTAGCTCACAGCTTGTGAACTCAGTGGATTACAAGGATGTGATTTTTAATATCTTAGCAGTGCGTCCTTCTTCCAAGCTGTGCAAGAGATCTTTGTAGCGCAGTGGATTGTACTGTtagttttctgaagtttattttctCGTACAGTTCCTTCGACACAAACAAGCAAAGCTGGTTGCAGATTCCTTTTTGTCCCTGGTGTATTATTTCTgcccttctccttctccccatccTCTGTCTGAATTAAATGCTGCCTTCTGTGCAGTCCAGGCCAGTTCTCTAAACCAGACCAGTGAAattgtttgtctttttttggaAATAACAGATGCATACTTCAGTATGCCTGCTTTCTGTGCCAAAATGTCCACTGCAATAACCtaataaatcactttttttttttttttttttactggatgtGGAAACCAAATTGTACTCAAGTTCTGGCAAAACTGCTAAGGAAACAGTCCACACCTTAGTTCTCTAAACCAGGTCTTAGCTTTTGAGTACTGCTGAGCTAAGGCTACCTTCCGAGTCTTTTCTAAGTTGTGGTGAGTTTGTCCTTCAGACATGGCTGGCTTGGGTCATGTAATGATGCTGCATCATGTGTTTACAGACGAATCTGCTCTTCATCTCTCCAAATGTGAAAGTGAGGTAGTTAACTGTTACAGCAGTTCTGCCCCATGCATACATGTCTTGTTagatttcacttttattttcaaacactTTCTAGAGACAAAACGAGCTTAGTTATTCTTTTAAACATCaatggaaacaaaaatacttCCGAGCTATAGTGGAAGGAAAATCATTGATCATAGGTGTTCATCCATATTCCTGACTTTGCTCTTCAAGTCAGcattttgacagaaatatttgtGGTTTTCCAAGAAAGACATCCCTGTATGAAGTCAAATATTTAGAACTTGTATATATTCCAGTTTAAATAAGTCACTAAAGGTACGCTCCATCATATGGTGAGAACTTGTGACATAGGATGCTTTGCTTTGGTAAAGTTAACATTTTTAGTTCTAGGGAAAGCTGTGCTTAGGTATATTCTTGGCATTAGATGGACtgctgaagattattttttaagaaaaaaaatgaaatggggtAAGAAGAAAACCTGGAAGGCATGCATTTGTGAATGATCTGATTTATCAGATACTTGCATTCAGCTACTGCTCTGCAAAAAATGAAATCTGCGGAGTAGATGGTAATATCCATAgttaatttctgaatatttctcatttaaagttgctttttatttgtgtgATACACAAACTGGGCTGAAAATTACTGTGATAAGTATCTGCTTTAGAATGGTCATTTGAAGTTTCAGATGAAATATGTCAATGAGGTGTTTCTCGATAATCCTTGGAAGAAGGGAcggaggggcaggggagggaggacCTATCCTGTAGTATGTTATGGCGATGTTTAAAGCACTGGTCTTCTGCATTTTTACAGTGGAGATTTTTAAAGAGTTCTgacatttctcttttaaatttgcAACcttatgttaataaaatattagCCTTTTTAGttctataattaaaaataaaagtcatgtTTTGATTAGCTTCTTGTTGCACTACTATTGCAAAATCAATCTAAAGGGgcgtttttcttttgtttttaattattatttcggTGAACTAAGTGTTATCACACAATGAAATCACTGTAAGCCAGGTCACTGTGTAGAAAGTTAACACGAGGTTCTTTTGTAATCAGCACTGAGTCATGTCTGGACATTCAGTGCTTGGGTTTGAATAGTACGAAGTGTCCTAACCTCCCCTTTTTTAATGAGAGGTGAGTGGACTGTGCTTGGAACTTGCTGGGTTTGGCTTTAGTCACTGTGCCACTTGGTATATAAAATAATCCGATTTTTGTTCTCCCCTTCCTTTAATTTCCTTTCAGCCTTGCTTCACCAACTATTTGAAAATAAGTGTCTGAGGCAATTATTAAAGATTAAATAGTAAAGAGTTACCACACAGTGAATCTAGGCACTATATTACgaaacaaatttgttttaagtTCTGGTATTGCTTACTTAACGTTGGTGTCTGCTGTACATCATCTTCAGGCAGGAATAGATCCTACTGCTTCCACTGAACCTCGAGTACAAACTGGAACACAGATTTCTAGAAGTGACAGGATGGTGCTGAAGGTTCCTTACTCTATGTAAAAGATGAGTAAAGGCACTGGGAAAGCTGTTTGTCCAGTTTTCACCCTGCTGCAACTCACTAGTCCAGAAACTTTTCCATCCTATCTTTATAAAGCAAAACCCAACCAAGTGTCTGTGCTGCTCACCCGACTGACTGGTTCACTTCTACCAGCAACCCCCCTTCTGCCATAGATAATTTTCCTTGAGAATATATTAGCTTCTGTCCAGAAAAGATGTAACAGCACGCAGTGTACCTGAAACCAAGCAGTCTGTGCAGGTAAGTTAAGTTTGCAGCTGCGAGGGTGCAGTGACAGggcccgcagcccccgcgccaGGGGCGGGGCTGAGGGGTTTCACCGCGGCAGAAGCCCCAGGAAGCGGCTCCCACCTGCGGCTGCGCCGGCCTGGAGCGGGGGCAGCGAGTCGGAGGTTCCTCTGCTTCCATCCTCCCGCGGGAGGGGCTGGATTTGGAGGGCAGCGGCCGCGGGCGGTAacgggcggcgggcgcggcgcggcccggcccctgcGGCTGTGCCcccgcccgccagggggcgcAGGCGGGCCCGGCTCCGCGCGCGGTCTCGCGCGATCCCGGCGGCCGCTTGTGCCGGCGGAAGCGCGGCCCTTTCCTCTTTCCGGGCGAcccgtggcggcggcggcggcggcagcggggtaagggcggcgcggcccggccccatCCGCCGCCATcccgcgcggggcggccccgcgctggCCTCCGCTgactgcggcggggccgggacccCGCGGGCGCACCCGGCGGGGCCTGTCCGCGGGCGAGGGaggggggcgggaaggggctcGGTCGCCTCGGGCCCTGCTGGCGCCGCCGCAACCGGAGCTCTGGGGCTGCTcgctgcctggggaggggagcggggtcgGCCCGGGCTCGCCGGCCCCGAGGCGGGCTGTGTCGCGCAGAGGCGGGGGGCCAGCTGGTGTGGGGGCCCGGCAGGCTGGCAGCGGGGGGCCTGGCGGGGCAGGCCTGCCCCGGAGCCGCCGGCCGTTCGCAGCTGGGAGCTCGCACTCCGGAGAGGGCTCCCGCTCCATTGCTCTGCTCTTAGAGAGGGGATTGTTCGGTTAATAGACCTCAGGCAGCGCATGTGGTTCGCAGCGTGCCCGGGCCTGTGTGCGCAGGAGGTGGCGGTGCGTAGTACCTGAGAGTTGGGAGTTGAGCAGAAGCGCCACTGAGTGGGCACGCCTTTACCAGCATGGATTGTGCCGTGACGGCAATCTTGGAGTGCAGCTGTTAGGTTTTGGGGAAGGCCAGAAAGTTTGCAGATCTGTTATATGCGGCAGTCTGGCGGTTTTGGAGGTACCTAAGTGGTGTAATTTCTCTCTGCGAGTACGAAATACGCGTTTGCTTTATAAATGAAGGTGGTGTATTCTACAGTGCAGAATTAAGACTAGTCAGTGACGTGTCCTGACGCCTGAGAACTACGAGCTTTGGATTAGGAAGAATGATCTGATGTGCATGTCTGTAGCAGATCTGGCCATCACAGGGTCATTGTCAATCAGGGAGGAAGTTTAAGGCTTGTTTAAAGTCTAGTTTGTAAGTGTATATGAATTGAGAGTGgaattaaaaatagttaaaacttcttttttatgTCATAGCATACTTTTTGTGCGTAGATGATAAAGAGTAGTGATTGTGAGTTACAAGCATCTCtcaaactactttttttctttatgcagcCAAAATGAAGTTCAATCCGTTTGTGACCTCAGACCGCAGCAAGAACCGCAAACGACACTTCAATGCACCTTCTcacattagaagaaaaataatgtccTCCCCGCTCTCCAAGGAGTTGCGGCAGAAATACAACGTCCGCTCTATGCCCATTCGAAAGGATGATGAAGTCCAGGTAGCTGCACTGTCTGTGGTTTAAGTTGTACTGTCACACCAGAACTTCCatgtgtgttttggttttcacGTACTATCTGTGCAAAAGGGAAGGGCTAGACAAATTCATACTGATGCTGGAGCTTTGCTGTGAGCCTTGCAGAAATAACAGAGGGTAATGTAGTCACAGACTCAGTCCGTTGAGTGTTTCTTGAGGTTGCATTAGTGAGAAGGAAAATACAAGGAACAAAAGCCTGCTGGCAGCTTTACTGCTCTTTAGTTACGTGTGTTGATTATCATGCTGCATTAAAGGCTTTTAACAATGAAGCACAAAacaaaagattatttcttttttaataggtTCTTTGCTACCTGTGATACTTGAAAGATCAGTTTAGAAATTAATCCAAGTggcctttttttatttaaaatgcagtgaTAGGTGAAAAACTTCCAGTTGACCATTATCCTTGAAAAGATACAGAGTTCCTGCAGTAAACTCCAATGAAGGGAAATTAAAGACAAATACAGTTCTGATCtgttacattttccatttttgtgaTTGCTGAAATTGTCCAGTAATTGATGTCTTTGTGGCATGCGTATACAAAGAGCAGAGTTGAGATTTCAACCCCTGCAGTTCTGGCTTTCTGTTGGGATAATTAGTGTTTCTTAAGATCTGGTAATTAAGGGGTTGTTTTGAAGTATAGGACAATGTGCTCCTTATGTTTGTGTTTAGGTGGTCCGGGGACACTACAAAGGACAGCAGATTGGCAAGGTGGTCCAggtgtacagaaaaaaatatgtcatCTACATTGAACGTGTTCAGCGTGAGAAGGCTAATGGCACAACTGTCCACGTGGGGATCCATCCCAGCAAGGTACAGTGCATGAAGTGAGATCTGAAATGTATGAGACCTTGCTGGCAAGTGGCATTTGCTGCTGGCATGCGTGGAACCTTGTTATGGTACATGGAATAATGGATCAAAATACTACAGcatggggggggcgggggggcgtaAGCAAGGAAATGTTATGGTGTCATGATAGTAGAGAAGTGACAATTGAAACCAACAACTCCTCATTGTTTCTAGGGCTTATTTGGTAGAGAAGCTGCTAGAGACAGACTTTACAGTGTTGCTAAAATACTTGAAGCACAAAATAGTTCACAACAATCCTTTATCTTTGCTATTGTGGCATTTGCACTCGTTAAGGAGGTGTTAGAAATATTTAGATGCTCAGAATTGGGATTTGTTCTTTTGGGCTATTGTGAGCTTCTGAATCTGGTTTTAGCCTGAAATAATTAACAATGTTTAAACTTCGTGAAAACCAGGCAAAGCCTGTTTAGATAATAATAGGAAAACATTTCAAACTAAACAGAACAACTAGCCAAAACCTGGTTTGAAGCAGATGAAATTAGTCGGCTTCAGCTTTGCCATGTGGGCATGCATATTGAAGTGTTGGTGGAAGAAATCCAGTTGTAACAGGTTTTCTGGTCTAAATGGTATGTTCAGCAGAGGGAGAGCAGAATTATTCCAAAA
This genomic interval from Athene noctua chromosome 12, bAthNoc1.hap1.1, whole genome shotgun sequence contains the following:
- the RPL26L1 gene encoding ribosomal protein uL24-like produces the protein MKFNPFVTSDRSKNRKRHFNAPSHIRRKIMSSPLSKELRQKYNVRSMPIRKDDEVQVVRGHYKGQQIGKVVQVYRKKYVIYIERVQREKANGTTVHVGIHPSKVVITRLKLDKDRKKILERKAKSRQVGKEKGKYKEETIEKMQE